One Mycoplasmopsis bovigenitalium genomic window, TTCTAGCACAAAATACCAAAAAGCCTTACTTATATATGGACAAACCGCTAGCAATGGTAAAAGTACATTTCTTGATATGCTTGACTTCTTTTTTAGTAAAAACAACGTCAGTTATTTAGGATTTGAAGAACTAAGTCAAAGGTTCGCAACGTCTTCGCTAATTGATAAAATGATTAACGTTGGTGCTGATATTTCTACCGATTATGTTTCCGAACCTTCTACTTTCAAAAAATTAGTAACCGGCGACGCAATAAGCGCCGAATTTAAAGGCAAGGACCGTTTCAGTTTTAGAAACAAGGCTAAATTAATATTTGCAACAAATAAATTGCCAGCAACACAAGACAAGTCGGACGGGTATTTTAGACGGTTTTTAATTGTTCCTTTTAATAATGAATTTAGAAAAGAAAACAGAAACATAGACCGAAACATAAAAGAGCGTTTATTAACAAAAACAAACATGATGGTTCTATTCAGAATGGCAACAGAAGCACTAAGGGAATTAGAAGAAAAAGGAGAATTTGCAGAAAGTCAAACCGCTAAGGATATTACAAACGACTACATAAAAACCAATAACTCAATTAATGTATTTATTGAAAACGACATGGAAAGAAGCGACGAACAAATAAAAGCAGGAGAAGGCTTCAACAATTGCGCCGTAGTTGATAAATACGTAGAATATAAGCGCTTTTGCTTAGATTTTGGTTATAAATCTTACTCGCTTTCAAAATTTAAAGAAGAAGTGCTCCTTTACTTTAAAGAGATAAAAATGACAACCCGAAAAGTAAAATGCGACGAGCTGATAAAAGAAAAATTTATAGTCTTTTAATGCACGAGTTTCTCGTGTTTTTATTTTGCTTTTTTCAAATAAAAAAGGGGTTAACTAAACTAGGACAAAAAAAGTTAACAGTTTAATATTATTTTAACATCATAGCATATTGCTGTGGTGTTTTTCAATTTAAAATTGATTGAATTCTATAGTTGTTGTATCAAAATATATAATCAGCAATTATTTTTTTCAGATCTTCTAAAGTTATTTTACTGTAATCTAATTCATTTAAACATTCGCTTTTTATAATAGAAAATCAGTATTCAACCTCCCTATTATCCAAAGAATTTCCTACACGGGATAATGAAACAGTTCCTCCCATTTTATTTATTTTGTCAATATAGATTTTTGAAGTGTATTGAAATCCATGGTCTGAATGAATAATAAAATCTTTATCGATAGACATAAATGTATTTATATTATCCATAACTAAATCAATATCATTGTTTACAGATAATTTAAAATCTCTGATTTTTTTAGTTTTATGCTCAATTATTACAGACAAAAATACATGGTTATCCTTAACATCTCTTGGCGCTTTTACATATGAAACATCGGTAGCGAAAATATTTCTGTTTAATTTGTCATTGTAATCGCGTTTAACAATATCTGGCAAAGCGAATTTAGTGTTCTTAATTTCGCTCTTTCTTCTTTGTTTTCTAATTTTGCATATTAAATTCAATCTTTTTAAATCTCTTCCAAGACTTCGAGGGTTAATGTAAATATTATATTTCATAGAAATATAAGCACTCAACCTTAAGCGACCATATCTACCTTTGTTATCAAGAAAGGATTTTCTAATTATTGCATCGTTTTTGTGTTCCTTTACTTTTATAACTCTAGTTTTAAATTTTGCTACTGCTTGTCTGCATACATTAAAAATTTTTGCAGATTTACTGTAGGGAATATTTAGTTTTTTAGCTTCACTAAGTTTTCCTGATTTTGATTTATTTTTATTGATCTCGTAATATCTCTTAGCTATTTCTATTAATTCT contains:
- a CDS encoding IS3 family transposase gives rise to the protein MSRHFIKEEFDMIYKIYNEFGLKQTINYINDISPDTNFITRKHLLERIRKIIRYYNNGMQDQLLDKKGANRKPGSGRPKKPIEPDWNEFTKEELIEIAKRYYEINKNKSKSGKLSEAKKLNIPYSKSAKIFNVCRQAVAKFKTRVIKVKEHKNDAIIRKSFLDNKGRYGRLRLSAYISMKYNIYINPRSLGRDLKRLNLICKIRKQRRKSEIKNTKFALPDIVKRDYNDKLNRNIFATDVSYVKAPRDVKDNHVFLSVIIEHKTKKIRDFKLSVNNDIDLVMDNINTFMSIDKDFIIHSDHGFQYTSKIYIDKINKMGGTVSLSRVGNSLDNREVEYWFSIIKSECLNELDYSKITLEDLKKIIADYIFWYNNYRIQSILNWKTPQQYAMMLK